The Raphanus sativus cultivar WK10039 chromosome 2, ASM80110v3, whole genome shotgun sequence DNA segment AGCTCTTCTATCAATAAATCACATCTTAATTCCGAGTTTTAGAGATTGATCCAATCCGGCGAATTGCAGCAATAAAAGTACCTCTTTATCTTCCATAGTAACCGATTGAAGGCTTCCCTATAAATATCGGTCTCCTCCTTCTACGATGAGCGCACCACACACGATATCAAACAGGATTCTTATTTGCAGCAATCAATTTCCAAATCTTCATACACTCTACTTGCTGATTTCAGAGCCGGTCGATGCTCTAATACCGCGGAGGTGCGTTTGCTGCATTTTTTGGAGGCCAGAAATATCACCAAGGGAGACCTCATCAGCGTTGACATGTTCATCATCGATGAGAAGGTAAGTACTTTCGTTTCTGTAATTTTGTATTTGCTCAAACTCTCTGGATTTCATAATCTATGGTATCCGTATTTTAGTTAGCGGTGACATAGAAGTGCATTGAACTATTTTGGAGTTGCTCAATAAGCTTGATGGATTCAGTAGCGATGAGCGTATTAAGGtaaatgtatttatttgttGTAGGAAATCGTCCCACAAAGAAGAAGTAACAGTCGAACGTCTCAATTTTTTTCAGGACCCTACAAGGCGACACTCATGCGTTCTGGTGGACTAGACATGAAGATTGAGTTTCCACATCCACCAGAAGAAGCAATAGCCATAATCTTGCAGGTTTgtctttcaaaattttctgaatATGACCCGTGATAGCTTAAAAAATCTAACGTAGTACCAAAAAGGCTATTGCTTCTTCTGTTTTTAAACTCAAGTTCAAATAAAATTCATCTCTAATACTATGTCCAGACTTTCTTAAACCCATATCTATTGATTGAAATATATGCTGAGTTCCTAAAGCTTATTATCTTCAGTTCCTAAGTTTCTCTCTCTTAAGTTGAAATATATGCTGAGTTCTTCGTTGACATGGGTGTTGTTTGCAGATTGTGAATTCACATCTGCCGTCTTACATCGTTGCGATTCCGGTCTGCGGTACAGTTAGCTTGAACAGTTATCATAGTGAACTCAGGAAGATACTCTTGATAAAGATTGTGGTTCTTCTTCTATAGTTCTGTGCTTGTGGTTCTTCTTCTATAGTTCTGTGTTTAAGGTtatagtttcttcttcttttgcaaACTTGGGATCTATGATGTCATGTTAGTACCTAAGATAGCTGTTTGTTTTCGTTTTTAGTCCTTTAGTCACTGTTGGGTTTGCCTTTGAGTTTAACTTCTATTATTAGATAAGAGTTTGTCAAATGCAGCTGGGGATTACAGTTTATGTATTGAATATTACAAAAGTATATGATGATTTTGAGGGATTATTCTTGCAGGAAATAATCAATATTCCTGCTAAACTTTGTGGTCTTAAATGTCTTATTTATGAGATAAGTGACTCATTTTTCCTGGTTCTTTTTCTGACTTGGTTGCTTCACGTATAAGCTTGGCTACTGACAAGCTTCTTCTGGTACAATCTCTGATGAGAAGTGGCCATGTTGTTGCAGCCACCGAAGATGGGACAAATGATGCTCTTGCGTTTCATGAGGTATAAAATTTTTGAACTGTGCATCTATTGAAAGTTTCTCATTACCAAATGTCTTTCTAATTGTTTTCAGACTTCTTGAGTGGATTTGCAACCGTATCTTCCAATGGGAAAGCTGCAACAGAAGTGGCAAAAGAGAGTTTATCAACATGATGATTTCTTTCGTTTTAGGCTATCAAACGTATCGTTCTTTGCGAGTAAAATGAAGAAGATACTTATACTTGGTGGAGCTTTCTTTGCGTTACGGAATGTCAATCCCACAGATGGAATGTCCAACACCTCTAAACGTCCTCTT contains these protein-coding regions:
- the LOC108836382 gene encoding uncharacterized protein LOC108836382, with protein sequence MSAPHTISNRILICSNQFPNLHTLYLLISEPVDALIPRRCVCCIFWRPEISPRETSSALTCSSSMRRKSSHKATLMRSGGLDMKIEFPHPPEEAIAIILQIVNSHLPSYIVAIPVCGTVSLNSYHSELRKILLIKIVVLLL